Proteins encoded in a region of the Lepeophtheirus salmonis chromosome 6, UVic_Lsal_1.4, whole genome shotgun sequence genome:
- the LOC121120018 gene encoding sushi, von Willebrand factor type A, EGF and pentraxin domain-containing protein 1, whose protein sequence is MELPRCIEILCDQPPVIPHATQKTISSNWYINSTIQYECEMGFYSLSSHLQLECLPSGTWSVTANFLGGCHPIDCGLPPSEAIVNTYIEYVSTTYGSQAKYYCNSGYVYKHNGAGGNESIIYECSFDGQWASPNGLYLDYRCLSSYCKSPDFDSSVELDKNHMLVINEIYEPSDMIAFKCKDNFRLKFGDRHRTCLSNGNWSGTPMKCVPKKCYTSPRHNEFLNSINQVEFMVGSKLKVSCPQGFHPSRESIECVDENEWSINPLELQKLCFPVTCSTIPEVENGISEVLGFTFGTRIHVSCKQGYEHKYANEEFTCSHEGVWVGSVECVSIYCEYPSLSLRNGIIIPKPQQGTKIKYGEFIEYSCNDGFYMSGSEERVCGMNGALSGSEPICWENEQICPSPDLIENGIVTFPGGYIKNGDKAIYSCNHQLVGEEERMCMESGEWSGTRPYCIEDCLSLSTLKNGQIIHSYESSILQFECDPGYELKNGKEVIDCKKEFKSIPTCEPVECLWPPPTVENAYYKGVSKRFGDSIVYHCQTNYTQFGSSIVWCNSQGQWSSSEEDVYDNGIYINCVQVFCYEPPSEISHGWIHSSSEIQVPDASIEINCHYGYRLLGLKDGKAVCNSFGEWSPVLRFEEIKCVPITCQFPQRLSPFHGSVVYPGMKKRSVFHVLEKIHFKCNRGYIIKNGYPRSITCTQRGQWTSLSRVPPICQPIRCSKKQILDHSFPDGTVYGSNLAHGEMKFSCDEGYHLVGHSKLKCLSNGKWSENPPICFPYQPCSTISPSLPHVLVKHRLRDYTYTTSFSCRSTKYSLSNPIFVQKDVLVCNIHTQQWYMLNNPELTNFTIPECAVTQCDLSEFPILEELHAQSLGVNNELGSVTNIQCHSGFEHTSIRKSAEIICSNEGIWQYPANPCRPKFCSFDSSKFIIKNGSWKLDPGPHKQYNIQSSELIVFGDSLIIRCNRGYELNGFQRIKCVKSGKLHPELPKCEAVHCEPPENIPYGVTSIHGRYIGGKVTYKCKSKYNLIGGFKVRECLYNKTWTGSNPKCVLKTCPQPEQIPDARIELYGLTVGSVIRYHCNSGFRAVGRNKGYCDKTGKWSNEGRASCEEICCSEPPSIKRGKREILSNTVGGTVNYVCNKSYPKQLDASLTCLRNGSWSIGHPECERTLCPVLESNNILGLHTIRIYENIAEYICSQGYEVHRKQRFRVCTKGYWTFPIPKCKLLLNCTEIPLINNGIFKYNHTSQTLYSQCNKGYHLTQDSSPRLPCGKESSFIPLEGMSWPQCEIDKCDPKRAGRRNNKCKIGTRMTRPGFYICKKNGEMRFVKPLCKPLNCRSPPRIYNGRLTYVSHTYSIQSFSVGSIAKFNCDSDFGFKSDYDELKCLTNGRWSVQNIPLCKQSSCGPVPYIQNGKYELLNFKTVRIICNDGFKSSLSIKNISCRKNETSWQRTECEQTSCSLWNVMNGKTKIHKKHVEFLCNSGYKLVGPNKLSCNATQESIPFCEKITCAEPKAIKNGNVNGGTFSWNSSITYSCHKGFELVGPKTRKCLDGGSWSENFPTCIKTPCLKPKVYDPNLLMEYKEDLVIFSCLGNSNLMGNTSMRCLSHGEWNLTKLPSCFASTCSFPRTNLGVKTISFQKNEYFNNGFRLNFNCSSGYSKIGSLEIICQKNGAWSRPTGNCQKIYCGRPKLNIGVTLLRNTFVTGSFVPYLCPSSHIPINSPIFCNENGYWTEDALCVSLLEGRYNQ, encoded by the exons ATGGAGCTTCCTCGATGCATTGAAATCCTATGTGATCAACCACCAGTTATTCCTCATGCAACTCAAAAAACTATTTCCTCCAATTGGTATATCAATTCAACTATTCAATATGAATGCGAAATGGGATTCTATAGTTTATCTTCACACTTACAACTAGAATGTCTACCATCAGGAACATGGTCGGTTACAGCTAATTTTTTAGGAGGATGTCATCCAATTGATTGTGGCTTGCCACCATCAGAGGCaatagtaaatacatatattgaatatgttTCCACTACTTATGGTAGTCAAGCAAAATACTACTGCAACTCTGGATATGTATACAAACATAATGGTGCTGGGGGAAATGAGTCAATTATTTATGAGTGTAGTTTTGATGGTCAATGGGCTTCACCTAACGGACTATACTTGGATTATAG atGTTTAAGCTCATATTGTAAGTCTCCAGACTTTGATTCATCTGTTGAATTAGATAAGAATCATATGTTGGTAATCAATGAAATATATGAGCCAAGTGATATGATTGCGTTTAAATGCAAGGATAATTTTAGGCTTAAATTTGGGGATCGTCATAGAAC ttgcTTGTCCAATGGTAATTGGAGTGGAACTCCAATGAAATGTgtcccaaaaaaatgttatacttcCCCGCGGCATAATGAATTCTTGAATAGTATAAATCAGGTGGAATTCATG gttggttcaaaattaaaagtatcaTGTCCCCAAGGGTTTCATCCCTCTAGAGAAAGTATTGAGTGTGTAGATGAAAATGAATGGTCAATAAATCCTTTGgagctacaaaaattatgtttcccAGTGACATGTTCGACCATTCCAGAAGTTGAGAATGGGATATCCGAGGTCTTGGGATTTACATTCGGAACAAGGATCCATGTGTCTTGTAAACAAGGATATGAACATAAATACGCTAATGAAGAATTTACGTGTAGTCATGAAGGAGTATGGGTGGGGAGTGTGGAATGTGTGTCTATATACTGTGAATATCCGAGTTTGTCATTGAggaatggaattattattcctAAGCCTCAACAGG gtactaaaataaaatacggagaatttatagaatattcttGTAATGATGGATTTTATATGAGTGGATCAGAAGAGCGTGTTTGTGGAATGAACGGAGCACTGTCTGGCTCTGAGCCCATTTGCTGGGAAAATGAGCAAATATGCCCTAGTCCAGACCTAATAGAAAATGGAATAGTAACATTTCCGGGAGGGTATATAAAGAATGGTGATAAAGCCATATATTCCTGTAACCACCAATTAGTGGGAGAAGAGGAAAGGATGTGCATGGAAAGTGGAGAGTGGAGTGGAACAAGACCTTACTGTATTGAAGATTGCTTATCGTTAAGTACattaaaaaatggacaaatcATTCATAGCTATGAGAGCTCCATTTTGCAATTTGAATGTGATCCTGGGTATGAACTTAAAAATGGTAAGGAAGTCATTGACtgtaaaaaagaattcaaatccATTCCTACTTGTGAACCTGTTGAATGTCTATGGCCACCTCCAACCGTGGAAAATGCTTATTATAAGGGAGTATCAAAAAGATTCGGTGATTCAATAGTATATCATTGCCAAACCAACTATACTCAATTCGGAAGCTCAATTGTTTGGTGTAATTCTCAAGGTCAATGGTCGAGCTCAGAAGAGGATGTTTATGACAATGGAATTTATATTAACTGTGTTCAGGTATTTTGCTATGAACCTCCTTCAGAAATTAGTCATGGTTGGATACATTCTTCATCTGAAATCCAAGTCCCTGATGCATCCATTGAAATAAACTGTCATTATGGGTACAGATTATTAGGTCTGAAAGACGGAAAAGCAGTATGCAATTCCTTTGGTGAATGGTCTCCTGTTCTGcgttttgaagaaattaaatgtGTTCCAATTACTTGCCAGTTTCCACAAAGGCTTTCTCCCTTTCATGGATCAGTTGTTTATCctggaatgaaaaaaagatcTGTATTTCACGTTcttgaaaaaattcatttcaaatgtAATAGAggttatataatcaaaaatggtTACCCTCGCTCAATTACATGCACTCAACGAGGTCAATGGACAAGTTTAAGCAGAGTTCCTCCTATTTGTCAACCTATTCGTTGCTCAAAAAAACAGATACTTGATCATAGTTTTCCTGATGGAACAGTGTACGGGAGTAATCTAGCACATGGAGAAATGAAATTCTCATGTGATGAGGGATATCATCTTGTTGGGCATTCCAAGTTAAAATGTTTAAGTAATGGAAAATGGAGTGAAAATCCCCCAATTTGCTTCCCTTATCAACCCTGCTCCACTATTTCTCCTTCCTTGCCACATGTACTTGTCAAACACCGTTTAAGAGATTACACATATACAACCTCATTTTCCTGTCGTTCCACTAAATATTCTCTTAGCAATCCTATATTTGTTCAAAAGGACGTTCTCGTCTGTAATATACATACCCAGCAATGGTACATGTTAAACAATCCTGAGCTAACCAATTTTACAATACCCGAATGTGCAGTTACCCAATGTGACTTGTCAGAATTTCCTATACTAGAGGAACTACATGCACAATCCCTAGGAGTCAACAATGAGCTGGGTTCAGTTACTAATATTCAATGTCACTCTGGTTTTGAACATACATCAATCCGAAAGTCAGCAGAAATCATATGCAGCAATGAGGGCATATGGCAGTATCCTGCTAACCCTTGTAGACCTAAGTTTTGTAGCTTTGATTCTTCGAAATTTATAATCAAGAATGGAAGTTGGAAATTAGATCCTGGTCCACATAAGcaatataatattcaaagttCTGAGCTCATTGTTTTTGGAGATTCTTTGATTATTCGATGCAATAGGGGATATGAATTAAACGGATTCCAGCGAATCAAATGTGTAAAATCAGGAAAGCTTCATCCAGAGTTACCCAAATGTGAAGCAGTTCATTGTGAACCACCAGAGAATATTCCTTATGGAGTAACAAGTATTCATGGAAGATATATCGGCGGGAAAGTAACGTATAAATGTAAATCTAAGTACAATTTGATTGGAGGCTTTAAGGTTAGGGAATGTCTTTATAACAAAACTTGGACGGGTTCAAACCCAAAGTGTGTTCTAAAAACATGTCCACAACCAGAACAAATACCTGATGCAAGAATAGAGCTTTATGGTCTTACTGTTGGATCAGTTATCCGTTATCATTGTAATTCTGGGTTTAGAGCCGTAGGACGCAACAAGGGATATtgtgataaaacagggaaatgGAGTAATGAGGGAAGAGCGAGTTGTGAAGAAATTTGTTGTTCCGAACCACCTTCCATCAAACGTGGAAAACGAGAAATCTTAAGCAACACAGTCGGTGGAACAGTGAA TTATGTATGTAATAAGAGTTATCCAAAGCAACTTGATGCTTCATTGACATGTTTAAGGAATGGATCGTGGTCCATTGGGCACCCAGAATGCGAAAGAACCCTTTGCCCTGTTTTAGAGTCCAATAATATACTAGGTCTTCATACAATAAGAATATACGAAAATATTGCCGAGTATATTTGCAGCCAAGGATATGAAGTTCACCGGAAGCAACGTTTTCGAGTTTGCACTAAAGGATATTGGACTTTCCCCATTCCTAAATGCAAACTGCTTCTAAATTGTACGGAAATCCCTTTgataaataatggaattttcAAGTATAATCACACAAGTCAGACATTATATTCCCAATGCAATAAAGGTTATCATTTGACCCAGGATTCATCTCCAAGACTCCCCTGTGGAAAGGAATCAAGTTTCATTCCCTTAGAAGGAATGTCATGGCCCCAATGTGAAATTGATAAATGCGACCCAAAGAGGGCAGgtagaagaaataataaatgtaaaattggaACTCGAATGAcg agaCCAGGTTTTTATATATGCAAGAAAAATGGAGAAATGAGATTTGTAAAGCCCCTTTGTAAACCTCTAAACTGTCGATCTCCTCCAAGGATATATAATGGTCGACTTACATATGTGTCACATACATATAGCATACAGAGTTTTAGCGTAGGATCAATAGCAAAATTTAACTGTGATTCGGACTTTGGTTTTAAATCAGATTATGATGAGTTAAAATGTTTAACAAACGGTAGATGGAGTGTTCAGAACATACCCTTATGCAAGCAG AGCTCATGTGGTCCAGTCCCTTATATCCAGAATGGAAAATATGAGCTTCTTAACTTCAAAACTGTTCGAATTATTTGTAATGATGGGTTCAAGTCTTCCCTtagcataaaaaatatcagcTGTCGTAAGAATGAGACATCATGGCAAAG GACTGAATGTGAGCAGACGAGTTGTTCACTTTGGAACGTAATGAATgggaaaacaaaaattcataaaaaacatgTTGAATTTTTATGTAACTCTGGATATAAGCTTGTGGgaccaaataaattatcatgTAATGCCACACAAGAGTCCATACCATTTTGTGAGAAAATTACTTGTGCAGAGCCTAAA gCTATCAAAAATGGAAATGTAAATGGCGGTACTTTTTCATGGAATTCTAGTATTACCTATTCTTGTCACAAGGGATTTGAATTAGTTGGACCAAAAACAAGGAAATGCTTGGATGGCGGATCATGGAGTGAGAATTTTCCAACCTGTATAA AGACACCTTGTTTAAAACCAAAGGTATACGATCCGAATCTTCTCATGGAATACAAGGAGGATCTAGTCATATTTTCATGTTTAGGGAATTCTAATCTAATGGGAAATACTTCTATGAGATGTTTAAGTCATGGGGAATGGAATTTGACGAAACTACCAAGTTGTTTTG CATCGACATGTTCATTTCCTCGAACTAATTTGGGTGTAAAAACgatatcatttcaaaaaaatgaatattttaataatggatTTCGCTTGAATTTCAACTGTTCATCAGGTTATTCCAAAATTGGTAGCTTGGAAATCATTTGCCAGAAAAACGGAGCCTGGTCTCGACCTACGGGAAATTGCCAAA